The Xylocopa sonorina isolate GNS202 chromosome 17, iyXylSono1_principal, whole genome shotgun sequence genome includes a region encoding these proteins:
- the LOC143431363 gene encoding uncharacterized protein LOC143431363 — protein MLETTMNDDDDDDDDDDEKVKRSNEWYGSLVDPASSHMLVSKIKPCMSHYLDNCGNSRAETCKSELRPEMGGMLLLDQNQSVACGSSVRPLFALGSIPEKEPEKQLPHARNAAAAHITHSRYAEIGSIGEKVWYQQPRVGSPLAMLNWHYVIHPTDGLSSFEGDPTDIPSQCSSLSVELEVRRRSDTVLVLTINDANQRSADVSPMTLQAASGKPKFLGFAGNMVAKLKLKGINGRAPSGVKLTT, from the exons ATGTTGGAAACTACTAtgaatgatgatgatgatgatgatgatgatgatgatgaaaaAGTAAAAAGGAGTAACGAATGGTACGgttccctggttgatcctgccagTAGTCATATGCTTGTCTCAAAGATTAAGCCATGCATGTCTCA TTACTTGGATAACTGTGGTAATTCTAGAGCTGAAACATGCAAATCAGAACTCCGACCAGAGATGGGaggaatgcttttattagatcaaAACCAATCGGTGGCGTGCGGTTCGTCCGTGCGTCCATTGTTTGCTTTG GGTTCGATTCCGGAGAAGGAGCCTGAAAAACAGTTACCACATGCAAGGAACGCAGCAGCCGCGCACATTACTCACTCCCGGTACGCGGAGATA GGATCAATTGGAGAGAAAGTCTGGTATCAACAGCCGCG tgtcggttcaccgctcgcgATGCTTAACTGGCATTATGTGATACATCCTACTGATGGGCTTAGCTCCTTCGAGGGCGATCCAACAGACATCCCATCGCAGTGCTCTTCACTGAGTGTCGAG ttagaAGTTCGAAGGCGATCAGATACCGTTCTAGTTCTAACCATAAATGATGCTAACCAGAGATCTGCCGATGTTTCTCCGATGACTCTGCAGGCAGCTTCCGGGAAACCGAAGTTTTTGGGTTTTGCGGGAAAtatggttgcaaagctgaaacttaaaggaattAACGGAAGGGCACCATCAGGAGTGAAGCTTACGACTTAA